A single genomic interval of Bacillus smithii harbors:
- a CDS encoding DMT family transporter: protein MKKGFLYIILSAVLFSTMEIVIKVMSSDFNFHPIQLNLIRFFIGAMILAPLAIQHMRKSGFTLKKEHLFFFIITGFLCVVVSMTFYQLAIVYTKASTVAILFSCNPLFVVPLAHFLLKEKLTKRTIWALVISLIGILSIVNPFEISNPAGIVYALLSAVSFALYSVVGKKGIRQYKCDGVILTCFSFVTGSLEILALILISKINAVSNWLTSIGLDVFANVPVTQGITWSTLPSLIYIGIFVTGLGFAFYFLAMDVTSASTASTVFFIKPALAPILAFFLLNEAISANTAAGIVFIMIGSCLILFADKKPAKLSVHRPKIHSHIRSNG, encoded by the coding sequence ATGAAAAAAGGTTTTCTATATATCATTCTATCGGCTGTTCTTTTTAGTACGATGGAGATTGTGATTAAAGTCATGTCTAGTGACTTTAACTTTCATCCTATTCAACTGAATCTTATACGTTTCTTTATTGGAGCGATGATTTTAGCTCCTCTTGCTATTCAACATATGAGAAAAAGTGGGTTTACTTTAAAAAAAGAACATCTATTCTTTTTCATCATCACAGGTTTTTTATGCGTTGTCGTTAGTATGACGTTTTATCAATTAGCGATTGTTTATACAAAGGCATCAACCGTAGCAATACTATTCAGCTGCAATCCACTTTTTGTCGTTCCGCTTGCCCATTTTCTATTAAAAGAGAAACTTACTAAGCGAACCATATGGGCATTAGTCATTAGCTTGATCGGCATTTTAAGCATTGTGAATCCATTCGAAATTTCTAATCCAGCAGGCATTGTTTATGCACTATTATCAGCCGTTTCATTTGCCCTCTACAGCGTTGTAGGCAAAAAAGGAATTCGACAATATAAATGTGACGGCGTTATCTTAACTTGTTTCAGTTTTGTAACAGGCAGTTTAGAGATTCTTGCTCTCATTCTTATTTCAAAAATAAATGCTGTGTCTAATTGGCTTACAAGCATCGGACTGGATGTGTTTGCGAATGTACCCGTCACCCAAGGAATTACATGGAGTACATTGCCTAGCTTAATTTATATTGGTATTTTTGTGACGGGACTTGGATTTGCTTTCTACTTTTTAGCAATGGACGTCACATCCGCTTCTACAGCCTCTACGGTGTTCTTTATCAAACCGGCATTAGCTCCGATCTTAGCCTTCTTTCTCTTGAATGAAGCTATTTCTGCCAATACAGCAGCCGGAATTGTTTTCATTATGATTGGTTCATGTCTGATTTTATTTGCAGACAAAAAACCAGCAAAACTCAGTGTCCATCGCCCAAAAATTCATTCACATATACGTTCCAACGGATGA
- a CDS encoding lysophospholipid acyltransferase family protein: MYRLISTILLLLVKMFRLLKVKGKEHIPSDERFVVTCSHRGWVDVIMLALALYPIPVHYMAKQELFKGKWRDRFFRSINAFPVNRENPGPSALKIPMQILKKNQCVGIFPSGTRTSEDVPLKKGAVTVALKSNAPILPAAYKGPTNFSGLWKGEKSHVLFGEPLIFDKEKQEMNRDELIDYALKRLETKIKELENELEKE; encoded by the coding sequence ATGTATCGACTGATCAGTACGATCTTATTGTTGTTAGTGAAAATGTTTCGCCTTTTAAAGGTGAAGGGGAAAGAGCATATTCCATCCGATGAAAGATTTGTGGTGACGTGTTCTCATAGGGGATGGGTCGATGTCATTATGTTGGCTCTTGCTCTTTATCCGATACCTGTCCATTATATGGCGAAGCAAGAGCTCTTTAAGGGAAAATGGAGAGATCGTTTTTTCCGCTCTATTAACGCATTTCCTGTCAATAGGGAAAATCCGGGGCCGAGTGCTTTAAAAATTCCTATGCAGATCTTGAAAAAGAACCAATGTGTAGGCATATTTCCGAGCGGGACGCGAACAAGTGAAGATGTTCCTTTAAAAAAAGGGGCTGTGACTGTCGCATTAAAATCGAATGCCCCTATATTGCCTGCTGCTTATAAAGGTCCAACCAATTTCAGCGGATTATGGAAGGGAGAAAAATCGCACGTTCTATTCGGTGAACCCCTTATCTTTGATAAAGAAAAACAAGAAATGAACCGAGATGAATTAATCGACTATGCCTTAAAACGATTAGAGACCAAAATAAAAGAATTGGAAAATGAATTAGAAAAGGAATAA